From Anaerosoma tenue:
CGCTGCCGCTCACGTCGTACCGCACCTCCGGCCGCCACTCGGCGTCCGAGAACTCGTAGGTGGCGTCCATCACACCGTCGGCTCCACCGGTCACGTTGAGCCTCCCCGCTCCCATGCGTATGGTGACGGCGAGTTCCGTGGCGCCTTGAGGCGCGATGCTGTCGCTCTCCGTTGTCGCTTCGCCCGCATCGGGAAGCTCCACCCGCACACACCCGGTGAGCGCGACAGCGGTGAGCGCAATGAGCGCCAGCGTGCATATGATCGTGATCCTGCGCATGACTGTTCCTCCTTGTTTCATCTTCATGCGGCGTTTGCGTCGGTGTATCTGCCAACGAGCAGCGCTTTCGCGTACGAGGCGTGCAGACTGCCGAGCCCCCGGCAGAGGTGTAGCGTGAGCACGAATCCCAGCAGGCCGGCCATCACCACGAGCGGGGCGGCCCAGGGGTCGAGCATGTAGCCGTACCCGTCCATCTGCAGGAGCGGGTAGCTCGTGAACATCTGTGCGACCGGATACGCCACCGCGGTGGCCGAGACGGTAAGCGCTGTGACGACGATGCTGAAGTAGATCACGCCGAGCGGCAGCTGCAGCACCATATAGAGGATGCTGGTCCAGGTGCGGCGGTCGGTGAGCCAGTGCTTCACGCGCTCGAACACGTCACCCTCCGGCAGCGCTCCTCTCGGGCGGCGCGGCATCCGGACTCCCAGAAGCACCTCCACGATGCGTCCCTCAGCCAGCGAGAGCGCTCTGATGATCGCGAAGAACAGGAGGAGTACGACGAGGCCGATCCCGATCGGCAGGAGGCCCAGCCCGGCGGGCAG
This genomic window contains:
- a CDS encoding sensor domain-containing protein — its product is MIDGYLQALRTALSGADPALVQDALYDAEEYLRAEMSACAGSAEGEEACFAAAVDRYGTPDEVAAAYLETEITVARALSAPPAARTSGPLGRFFGIVADARGYGALFYLVLTLLTGSLYFAVVAALLPAGLGLLPIGIGLVVLLLFFAIIRALSLAEGRIVEVLLGVRMPRRPRGALPEGDVFERVKHWLTDRRTWTSILYMVLQLPLGVIYFSIVVTALTVSATAVAYPVAQMFTSYPLLQMDGYGYMLDPWAAPLVVMAGLLGFVLTLHLCRGLGSLHASYAKALLVGRYTDANAA